Proteins from a single region of Fusobacterium gonidiaformans ATCC 25563:
- a CDS encoding pseudouridine synthase, producing the protein MRIDKFLVECGVGSRKEVKELLKSRKIRVNGLFITSPKETIEEEKDEVYYGEKKLSYQEFRYYILHKKAGYVTALEDSREATVMDLLPEWVIKKDLAPVGRLDKDTEGLLLFTNDGKLNHRLLSPKSHVDKTYHASLECDITEEALEKLREGVMIGEYKTLPAKAEKLEDRKIALTIREGKFHQVKKMLEAVGNKVIYLKRISFGKLVLGDLELGAVKEVSLEDIVSLEKES; encoded by the coding sequence ATGAGAATTGATAAATTTTTAGTAGAATGTGGAGTGGGAAGCCGGAAAGAAGTAAAAGAACTTTTGAAAAGTCGAAAAATTCGAGTCAATGGATTGTTTATTACTTCTCCAAAAGAAACGATAGAAGAAGAAAAAGATGAAGTATATTATGGAGAAAAAAAGTTAAGCTATCAGGAGTTTCGTTACTATATCTTACATAAAAAAGCAGGTTATGTTACTGCCTTGGAAGATAGTCGAGAGGCAACAGTAATGGACTTACTTCCGGAGTGGGTCATCAAAAAAGATTTGGCTCCTGTAGGGCGTTTAGACAAAGATACCGAAGGTCTTTTATTATTTACGAATGATGGAAAATTAAATCACCGATTGCTTTCTCCAAAGAGTCATGTGGATAAGACCTATCATGCTTCCTTAGAATGTGATATTACAGAAGAGGCTTTGGAGAAGTTGCGAGAAGGGGTTATGATTGGGGAGTATAAAACTCTTCCGGCAAAAGCTGAGAAATTAGAAGATAGGAAAATTGCTCTAACCATTCGAGAGGGAAAGTTTCATCAAGTGAAAAAAATGTTGGAAGCCGTAGGAAATAAGGTAATTTATTTAAAAAGAATTTCGTTTGGAAAACTTGTTTTAGGGGATTTAGAACTGGGAGCTGTAAAAGAAGTTTCTTTAGAGGATATTGTTTCTTTAGAAAAAGAATCGTAA
- a CDS encoding NADH:flavin oxidoreductase translates to MKTIFTPYQIKGISFKNRIVLPPLVRFSLLGTDGKVNQNLLDWYERIAKTEVGLIVVEATAVEEAGKLRENQLGIWSDEMIEGLSKIVEICHHYETPVFIQIHHAGFKEKISEVSTERLDEILDLFVKAFHRAKKAGFDGIEIHGAHGYLLSQLSSSVWNHREDCYGNRFYFAKQLIEKTRDLFDEGFLLSYRMSGNDPEVADGIEMAKFLEKMGIDLLHVSNGVPKEVKQAVKISNYPSDFPFHWITFLGTEIKKAVKIPVIAVYGIKTEEQASCLIEDFDLDFVAVGRAMIFYPNWMEKCRKDFEKRMKQKKNEN, encoded by the coding sequence ATGAAAACGATTTTTACACCCTATCAAATAAAAGGAATTTCTTTTAAAAATCGAATTGTACTACCCCCTCTGGTTCGTTTTTCTTTGTTGGGAACGGATGGAAAGGTCAATCAAAATCTGCTGGATTGGTATGAAAGAATTGCAAAAACAGAAGTAGGATTGATAGTAGTAGAGGCAACCGCAGTCGAGGAAGCAGGAAAATTAAGAGAGAATCAGCTAGGAATTTGGTCGGATGAAATGATAGAGGGCTTGTCTAAAATTGTGGAAATTTGTCATCACTATGAGACTCCTGTCTTTATTCAAATCCATCATGCCGGATTTAAAGAGAAGATTTCGGAAGTATCGACGGAAAGATTGGATGAAATTTTAGACTTATTCGTAAAAGCATTTCATAGAGCCAAAAAGGCCGGCTTTGATGGAATTGAAATTCATGGAGCTCATGGATATTTACTTTCTCAGCTGAGTTCTTCTGTTTGGAATCATCGAGAAGATTGTTATGGAAATCGATTTTATTTTGCAAAGCAGTTAATAGAAAAAACAAGGGATTTATTTGATGAGGGCTTTTTACTTTCTTATCGAATGAGTGGAAATGATCCGGAAGTAGCAGATGGAATTGAGATGGCAAAATTTTTAGAAAAAATGGGAATCGACTTATTACATGTCTCGAATGGGGTTCCAAAAGAAGTCAAACAAGCTGTGAAGATTTCTAATTATCCTAGTGATTTTCCTTTTCATTGGATTACTTTTTTAGGAACTGAAATAAAGAAGGCGGTCAAAATTCCGGTGATTGCTGTATATGGAATTAAAACGGAAGAACAGGCGAGTTGTTTGATCGAAGATTTTGATTTGGATTTTGTAGCAGTAGGACGTGCTATGATTTTTTATCCAAACTGGATGGAAAAATGTAGAAAAGACTTTGAAAAAAGGATGAAACAGAAGAAAAATGAGAATTGA